Part of the Caulifigura coniformis genome, ATAGGGGAGATCGCCAGGCGGCAGGGCCGATACGATGACCAGTTCAGGAGATCGTTCCGTGATCGCTGCCAGCCGCTCCGACTGCAGCAGCTTGCTGGAGAGGATCTCCACCCGGCAGGGGGCGTCGCTGCAGACCGCGTTCAACACGTTCAGGAGGACGGCCTCTTCTTCAGAATGAGCGGCAACTCCCATGACCAGCGGCCGTTCATTGGTCTCGCCGGGGGGCGTCGCGTCGTTGCCCGCTCTCCCCTTGTCGATGACTTCTTCCATCAGGTCACGCAGCATCTCGCTCATTCGTTCGGCATCCGAATCGTCGATCTGGTCGTGCGCCAGATCCTGCCGGACGAGCGACACTGCAGGGATAATCAAATTGTCTGCCGTCTCGATCACTGACTTCTCTTTGAGGAATTCCTCCACCAGTTCCTCGGCCTCTTCCCCGTCACGGGCCAGAAGACGCTGATACAAACGCACAGCGGGGTTGACCGCCGCGCCCTCGCCGAACATCTGGTCGAAGATCCGCAGTCCAGGCACATAGCGGCCAAGCACCACAAGACAGACGGTCATCGGCGTCGCGAGGACGAGTCCGATCGGGCCCCACAGCCAGGCCCAGACAATGGCCGCCAGGATCACTCCCAGTTCCGAAAGTCCGACGCTGTGCCCGTACAGAATCGGCTCCATCACGTTGTTACTGAGCAACTCGAGCACCACAAACAGGCCGATCACCCAGAGCGGCTGCCACCAGCCCTGCGAGGTGGCCAGGCTGACTGCAATGGGCATCGTCGCGCCAATCCACGGTCCGACGTAGGGGACATAGCGGACCAGTCCCGCGGCCAGCCCCCACATGATCGCGTAGGGCACCCCCATCAGCCACAACCCGAACGCCACAGCGATGCCGTAGGTGGAGTTCACCACGAACAACATCAACAGGTAACGGCTGATTCGCATTCCGGCTTCTTCGAGGGCCTTCGTCGTTGTCGCCAGGGCCCCCCGGCCGGCGACACTGACGATCCGGTCCCGAATATCTGACTGCTGAACGAGGAAGAACGTCACCAGCAGGATCACGATACCGGCCGTCGCGAGGATGTTGACGATCGAACTGATCAGCGGGCTGTTCATCAATGACGCCGCTGCGGACGACAGATCCGCCGGCGGCCCTGCCTGGCTCGTTGCCGGCGGCGGTTCGGGCGCCGCCTCCCCGCGTCCACCCGGGCTCACAGTGTTTTCCGCCGCTGCCGCAGCGGAGCCTGCCAGATCGGTGACTTCGCGGGCGACCTCCGCCGTCTCCGGAGAAGCGGCGGCGCCCTTGTCCACCTGCTCCCTGGCGGCCGCTTCCGGGTCCGCTTCCTCAGTCCGGCGATTGATCTTCTGGAACATGCGGGTGAGCCTGTCCAGGGTCCCCCCCTTGAACATCGCTTTCACCTGCCGCACCTTCAGTTCGATGTTGGGCTCGTGGCTTGGAAGTTCGTCGGCAAACGACTTCAACTGCGACGACACCACGTAGCCGAGGCCCGCGACGAATGCCGACGATGTTCCGACCACGAGGATGACCGCCGCGATGCGGGGAATGCCCCAGCGGGTCAGTCGTTTCACCAGTGGATGCAGCAGGAAGGCCACCAGGACCGCCAGGGCGATCGGAATCAGGATCTCTTTCGCGGAGATCAGGATGAATCCGCCGCTGATCACCATGAACAGCACTGAGGCGACTTTGGCGGACTTTGGCCAGGCAAGGTACGGGTTCATCAAGTCGATTCCGCCAGAGTTATTGGGCGACCGGCGTCCAGTTCGTGTTACGAATGACCGGGTGGCTCCGTGCGTCGGTGGGCGGGCACGTCAAAGCACCGACATTTCAAGGACTTAATGCGATAGACCGGCCGCTCGCAGGGCCTCATGCAACCGTCGTACCATCCTTCGCATGCGAACTCGCACATCGACATCCGTTCATTACGCTGGTATGTTGCGCCGGCGGAAGCGCAGGGCGTTTTCCGAAGGGAGTGAACACGATTCTGCCGTGCGGTCGATGGCCGTCCGGCGTTTGGGAAAGGAGTCGACTGATGGCGCGGGACCGGGTGATTCAGAGCGGCGAAGAGTCTCTGCCGCCGGAGCCACTCGATGTGCCGCCGGCGCTCGTCGACTTCAATCCCAACGACGAGGCCCATGACGAGTCGCTCAGGCC contains:
- a CDS encoding AI-2E family transporter, with translation MNPYLAWPKSAKVASVLFMVISGGFILISAKEILIPIALAVLVAFLLHPLVKRLTRWGIPRIAAVILVVGTSSAFVAGLGYVVSSQLKSFADELPSHEPNIELKVRQVKAMFKGGTLDRLTRMFQKINRRTEEADPEAAAREQVDKGAAASPETAEVAREVTDLAGSAAAAAENTVSPGGRGEAAPEPPPATSQAGPPADLSSAAASLMNSPLISSIVNILATAGIVILLVTFFLVQQSDIRDRIVSVAGRGALATTTKALEEAGMRISRYLLMLFVVNSTYGIAVAFGLWLMGVPYAIMWGLAAGLVRYVPYVGPWIGATMPIAVSLATSQGWWQPLWVIGLFVVLELLSNNVMEPILYGHSVGLSELGVILAAIVWAWLWGPIGLVLATPMTVCLVVLGRYVPGLRIFDQMFGEGAAVNPAVRLYQRLLARDGEEAEELVEEFLKEKSVIETADNLIIPAVSLVRQDLAHDQIDDSDAERMSEMLRDLMEEVIDKGRAGNDATPPGETNERPLVMGVAAHSEEEAVLLNVLNAVCSDAPCRVEILSSKLLQSERLAAITERSPELVIVSALPPGDLPYARQLCKRLKATGSARRIVVARWGHAKSVDRSPQLRAAGADDVVSTMAELEPMIQTVYHMQQVSRLAGNAPEGRAVVQAG